One Elaeis guineensis isolate ETL-2024a chromosome 10, EG11, whole genome shotgun sequence genomic window carries:
- the LOC105036189 gene encoding uncharacterized protein, with product MWMQSIHLQHGAVQNLHRRGSAPGGSFLSGARRDFAKWRLLHRPRLLAPRRQHFIVAQRLYPCAPSPLCLPARRPNMRALAAIAAAIPSCGQFHGQFQKPNLTLGSGRRRSFPGARVPSSSRTTRFQNVGGRDADEMFDDLFKK from the exons CGGTGCAGAATTTGCACCGCAGGGGATCCGCTCCCGGAGGGAGCTTCCTCTCTGGAGCCAGAAGAGATTTTGCGAAGTGGCGACTGCTTCACCGCCCCAGGCTCCTCGCTCCGCGTCGCCAACACTTCATCGTTGCTCAGAGACTTTATCCCTGCGCCCCCTCCCCTCTCTGTCTCCCCGCTCGCCGGCCCAACATGCGGGCGTTAGCAGCAATAGCAGCGGCAATTCCTTCTTGCGGCCAATTCCATGGGCAATTCCAGAAGCCAAACCTCACGCTCGGTTCGGGCAGGAGGAGGAGTTTTCCCGGCGCTCGCGTGCCCTCCAGCAGCCGCACTACCCGGTTTCAG AATGTGGGTGGAAGAGACGCGGATGAGATGTTCGACGATTTGTTCAAGAAGTAG